The Salvelinus namaycush isolate Seneca chromosome 16, SaNama_1.0, whole genome shotgun sequence genome has a segment encoding these proteins:
- the LOC120061114 gene encoding serine/threonine-protein phosphatase 6 regulatory ankyrin repeat subunit C-like has translation MGVLNITDQPPLVQAVFNRNADEIQQLLHNKKEDVNALDQERRTPLHAAACLGDVHIMDFLINAGANVNAKDHVWLTPLHRAAASRNERAVGLLLRQGAEANARDKFWQTPLHVAAANRATRCAEALLPQLSNLNMADRTGRTALHHAAQSGYMEMVKLLLNKGANLSANDKRERQPIHWAAYLGHLEVVKLLVSRSADKGCQDKQGYTPLHAAAASGHIDIVKYLLRLGAELDEPNAFGNTALHVACYTGQEAVANELVNHGANVNQPNRSGYTPLHLAAVSTNGALCLELLVNNGADVNQQSKEGKSPLHMAAIHGRFTRSQILIQNGGEIDSVDKYGNTPLHVAAKYGHELLISTLMTNGADTARQGIHGMFPLHLAVLYGFSDCCRKLLSSGQLYSIVSSMSKEHVLSAGFDINIPDNFGRTCLHAAASGGNVECLNMLLSSGTDLNQRDKSGRTPLHYAAANGRYQCTVTLVSAGAEVNEPDRTGCTPLHYSAASQAFCRMDRHFPGTLQREEDGAKESYFCLEHLLDNGADPSLVNSKGYSAVHYAASHGNKQNLELLLEMSFNALGDIESSIPVSPLHLAADNGHWQALRVLTETAAYVDVQDASGRSVLYLASQRGYARCVEVLLAQGASCLLNENRHMWTPLHVAAANGHTECLHMLVDSGEEADLTNITDTQEQTPLMLAVLGGHTDCVHLLLEKGAWPDTKDKRGSTALHRGAALGRDDCVTAMLDHKASALCRDGQGRTPLHYAASRGHTDILASLLRAATRSDPLDSLLDHEEYTPSHWAAYQGQEDCLEVLLEHKTCSIQEGNSFTPLHCALMNGHSGAAEMLLESAGVQMVNTRDTKERTPLHAAACAEDVAGLQLVLRHGAEINAVDHTGRSALMVAADNGQSGTVAILLHRAKADLTLLDDNGNTALHLACSKAHEMCALLILGEIHNPTLINATNAALQMPLHLAARNGLATVVQALLSRGATVLAVDEEGHTPALACAPNKDVADCLALILSTMKPFPPLDPSSCPCSSSSVSPSLNLLKHCGITAVCTPLPNGGLHHHNGYVKDRHAAVSLDGCLSE, from the exons ATGGGAGTACTCAACATTACAGACCAG cctccactggtccaaGCGGTTTTCAATCGGAATGCCGATGAAATTCAACAACTATTGCACAACAAGAAAGAGGATGTCAATGCACTG GACCAAGAGCGCCGCACACCGCTACATGCTGCTGCCTGTTTGGGAGATGTTCATATCATGGACTTCCTCATCAATGCAG GTGCAAATGTAAATGCTAAGGACCATGTGTGGTTAACCCCATTGCACAGGGCAGCTGCCTCCCGGAATGAA AGGGCAGTGGGACTACTTCTGCGGCAGGGAGCTGAGGCCAATGCACGGGACAAGTTCTGGCAGACACCACTGCATGTTGCAGCTGCCAATAGAGCCACACGCTGTGCAGAGGCCCTGCTACCCCAACTGAGCAATCTGAACATGGCAGACCGCACTGGCAGAACCGCTTTGCACCATGCTGCTCAGAGCGGATACAtggag ATGGTGAAGTTGCTGCTGAATAAAGGGGCTAACTTGAGTGCCAatgataagagagagagacagcctatCCACTGGGCAGCGTACTTGG GGCATCTGGAGGTGGTGAAGCTGCTAGTGTCTCGGAGTGCAGACAAAGGCTGCCAGGACAAGCAGGGCTACACCCCTCTACACGCTGCAGCTGCCAGCGGACACATTGACATCGTCAAGTACCTTCTGAGGCTCGGGGCAGAG CTGGATGAGCCCAATGCCTTTGGGAACACTGCACTGCATGTGGCCTGCTACACAGGCCAGGAGGCTGTGGCCAATGAACTGGTGAACCACGGAGCTAACGTCAACCAGCCCAACAGGAGTGGCTACACCCCACTGCACCTGGCTGCAGTATCCACCAACGGGGCCCTCTGCCTGGAGCTGCTGGTCAACAACGGGGCTGACGTCAACCAGCAG AGTAAAGAAGGGAAGAGCCCCCTGCACATGGCAGCTATTCATGGACGCTTCACCCGCTCTCAGATCCTCATCCAAAACG GTGGAGAGATTGACAGTGTGGATAAATATGGCAATACCCCCCTCCATGTTGCTGCTAAATATGGTCATGAGCTGCTGATCAGCACTCTGATGACCAACGGTGCAGATACAGCCAGACAAGGGATTCATGGGATGTTCCCTCTGCACCTGGCTGTGCTCTATGGGTTTTCAGACTGTTGTCGCAAGTTACTCTCCTCAG GTCAGCTGTACAGTATTGTTTCATCTATGAGTAAGGAGCACGTTCTATCAGCCGGGTTTGACATCAACATCCCAGACAACTTTGGAAGGACGTGTCTACACGCTGCTGCCTCTGGAGG AAACGTTGAATGTCTGAACATGCTCTTAAGCAGTGGTACCGACTTGAATCAGAGGGACAAGTCGGGAAG GACTCCGTTGCATTATGCAGCTGCTAATGGGAGGTACCAGTGCACCGTGACCCTAGTGAGCGCTGGCGCTGAGGTCAACGAGCCTGACCGTACAGGCTGTACTCCCCTGCACTACTCTGCTGCCTCCCAGGCCTTCTGCAG AATGGACCGACATTTCCCCGGGACTCTtcagagggaggaggatggagcaAAGGAGTCCTATTT TTGCTTGGAGCATCTGTTGGACAACGGTGCCGATCCATCCCTGGTCAACTCTAAAGGTTACAGTGCTGTTCACTATGCTGCTTCCCACGGCAACAAGCAGAACCTGGAACTG CTCCTGGAAATGTCGTTTAACGCATTGGGAGACATTGAGAGCAGTATTCCAGTGAGTCCATTGCATTTAGCT GCTGATAATGGCCACTGGCAGGCGCTGCGTGTGCTGACGGAGACTGCTGCGTATGTGGACGTACAGGATGCCTCGGGCCGCTCTGTGCTCTACCTGGCCTCCCAGAGAGGTTACGCCCGCTGTGTAGAGGTCCTGCTAGCCCAGGGGGCCTCCTGCCTCCTCAACGAGAACAGACACATGTGGACCCCTCTACATGTCGCAG CTGCCAACGGCCACACTGAATGTCTGCACATGCTGGTGGACAGTGGGGAGGAGGCAGACCTtaccaacatcacagacacacaggaaCA GACTCCTCTGATGCTGGCCGTCCTGGGTGGCCATACAGACTGTGTCCACCTGCTGTTGGAGAAGGGGGCCTGGCCTGACACCAAAGACAAGAGGGGCAGCACTGCCCTGCACAGAGGG GCTGCGTTGGGCCGTGACGACTGTGTCACAGCCATGCTGGACCACAAGGCCTCTGCACTGTGTCGGGACGGCCAGGGTCGTACCCCACTGCACTACGCTGCCTCCCGCGGCCACACTGATATCCTCGCCAGTCTGCTGCGTGCGGCCACGCGCTCCGACCCTCTTGACTCCCTATTGGACCATGAAGAGTACACGCCATCACACTGGGCTGCTTACCAAG GTCAAGAAGACTGTTTGGAGGTTTTACTTGAACACAAAACTTGTAGTATCCAGGAGGGAAACTCCTTTACCCCATTGCACTGTGCTCT AATGAATGGCCATAGTGGAGCTGCAGAGATGCTGTTGGAATCTGCTGGTGTACAGATGGTTAACACCAGGGATACTAAAGAAAG GACCCCTCTTCATGCCGCAGCATGTGCTGAAGATGTGGCGGGGCTGCAGCTGGTCCTACGCCACGGAGCTGAGATCAATGCCGTGGACCACACCGGACGCTCTGCTCTCATGGTCGCCGCCGACAACGGACAGAGTGGCACCGTGG CCATCCTCTTGCACCGAGCCAAGGCTGACCTGACACTGCTGGACGACAATGGAAACACTGCCCTGCATCTGGCCTGCAGCAAA GCTCATGAGATGTGTGCCCTGCTGATTCTGGGGGAGATCCATAACCCTACCCTCATCAATGCAACCAACGCTGCACTGCAAATGCCGCTGCATCTAGCAGCACGCAACGGTCTGGCCACAGTTGTCCAGGCACTGCTGAGTCGAGGAGCCACAGTGCTGGCAGTGGATGAGGAGG GACACACTCCAGCCCTGGCCTGCGCCCCCAACAAGGACGTAGCTGACTGCCTGGCTCTGATCCTCTCCACCATGAAACCTTTCCCTCCTCTGGACCCTTCCTCCTGcccctgctcctcttcctccgtcTCCCCCAGTCTCAACCTACTGAAGCATTGCGGCATCACTGCTGTCTGCACGCCGCTACCCAACGGAGGCCTCCACCATCACAACGGCTATGTCAAAGACCGCCATGCCGCTGTCAGCCTGGACGGATGCCTTTCTGAGTGA